A genomic window from Flavobacterium johnsoniae includes:
- a CDS encoding ABC transporter substrate-binding protein, with protein MIKLKGITWNHTRGLLPMVATSQRFTELHPDVEISWEKRSLQEFADASIEDLAKRFDLLVIDHPWTGFGAQTKAILPLSDYLSNEYIKDQESNTVGKSYGSYVFHDKLWALPIDAATPVASARLDLLEKNNLEVPKTYDDLLALAKKGLVAFAGIPVDVLMSFYMFCCSLGEAPFLSEEKVISETTGIKALQMFRELAQLIDPANFNRNPIQVYEAMVNSNEIAYCPFAYGYSNYSRIGYSQNLLHFYDLVKLNENPMISSLGGTGLAVSSFSENIETSIKYAEFTCSSQVQQNIYTDNGGQPGHLQAWKSERINSVTHDYFKNTLPALERAFLRPRYYGHMYFQDHAGDVVRNYLMNGGEELKVLEEMNSLYAESLKIQTV; from the coding sequence ACTTGGAATCATACAAGAGGTTTGCTTCCTATGGTTGCCACATCGCAACGCTTTACTGAATTACATCCTGATGTTGAAATTTCTTGGGAGAAAAGAAGTTTACAAGAATTTGCCGATGCTTCAATTGAAGATCTTGCCAAAAGGTTTGATTTATTGGTAATTGATCACCCTTGGACAGGTTTTGGAGCGCAGACTAAAGCGATTCTTCCTTTATCTGATTATTTATCAAACGAATATATTAAAGATCAAGAAAGTAATACCGTTGGAAAATCGTACGGAAGTTATGTTTTTCATGATAAATTATGGGCGTTGCCAATTGATGCAGCAACTCCGGTTGCCTCTGCCCGATTAGATCTTTTAGAAAAAAACAATTTAGAAGTTCCTAAAACTTACGATGATTTATTGGCTTTAGCCAAAAAAGGTTTAGTTGCCTTTGCAGGAATTCCAGTAGATGTTTTAATGAGTTTTTATATGTTTTGCTGCAGTTTGGGCGAAGCTCCTTTTCTCTCTGAAGAAAAAGTGATTTCTGAAACTACGGGAATCAAAGCGCTTCAAATGTTTAGAGAACTGGCGCAGTTGATTGATCCCGCAAACTTTAACCGTAATCCAATTCAGGTTTATGAAGCGATGGTAAATTCAAACGAAATTGCCTATTGTCCGTTTGCTTACGGTTATTCTAATTATTCTCGCATTGGCTACAGCCAAAACCTTTTACATTTTTATGATTTAGTGAAACTGAATGAAAATCCAATGATTTCTTCTTTGGGAGGAACTGGATTAGCGGTTTCATCATTCAGCGAAAATATTGAAACCTCCATAAAATACGCTGAATTTACTTGTTCATCACAGGTTCAGCAGAATATTTATACCGATAATGGCGGTCAGCCAGGACATTTACAAGCTTGGAAAAGTGAGCGAATTAATAGTGTAACGCACGATTATTTCAAAAATACGTTGCCAGCTTTAGAGCGTGCTTTCCTTCGTCCGAGATATTATGGTCACATGTATTTCCAAGATCATGCTGGAGATGTTGTTCGCAATTATTTGATGAATGGCGGAGAAGAATTAAAAGTTTTGGAAGAAATGAATTCGCTTTACGCGGAATCTCTAAAAATCCAGACCGTATGA
- a CDS encoding CaiB/BaiF CoA transferase family protein has protein sequence MRPLEGLIVLEFCQFLAGPSAGLKLADLGARVIKIERPVKGEACRQLSIKDLFVDDSSLLFHTINRNKESFAADLKNPDELVLIKKLIEKADIMTHNFRPGVMEKIGLDFENTLAINPQLIYGTITGYGNEGPWAKKPGQDLLLQSLSGLSWLSGRKSQGPVPFGLAVADLMCGNHFVQGILAALLKRAKTKKGVLVEVSLLESILDVQFEAITSFLNDGGQQPERGDIKGSAHAFLSAPYGVYATIDGYLSLAMGDLIFIGKTLGLDLNAYADKHLWFEKRDEIRTILSERIKTQTSDYWIEILQKEGIWCGKVFNYEELDNQPFVTELQLKQTVKNTEGETLVTTRSPIQLDGEILLSKKAAPKVGQDNLNIHEKFLNSQK, from the coding sequence ATGAGACCTTTAGAAGGATTAATTGTTTTGGAATTCTGTCAGTTTTTAGCAGGACCTTCAGCGGGTTTAAAACTGGCTGATTTGGGCGCACGCGTCATCAAAATCGAGCGTCCTGTAAAAGGTGAAGCCTGCAGACAATTGAGCATCAAAGATTTATTTGTTGATGATAGCAGTTTGCTTTTTCATACGATTAACAGAAATAAAGAATCTTTTGCAGCCGATTTGAAAAATCCTGACGAATTGGTTTTAATCAAAAAACTAATCGAAAAGGCTGATATTATGACGCATAATTTCAGACCCGGAGTAATGGAAAAAATCGGTTTAGATTTTGAAAATACTTTAGCTATTAATCCGCAGCTTATTTACGGAACGATTACAGGTTACGGAAACGAAGGCCCGTGGGCAAAAAAACCGGGACAAGATTTGTTGTTACAATCGCTTTCCGGATTAAGCTGGTTAAGCGGACGCAAAAGTCAAGGCCCAGTTCCTTTTGGTTTGGCTGTAGCCGATTTAATGTGCGGCAATCATTTTGTACAAGGAATTTTGGCAGCGCTTTTAAAAAGAGCTAAAACCAAAAAAGGAGTTTTGGTAGAAGTGAGTTTATTGGAATCTATTCTCGATGTACAATTTGAAGCCATTACTTCTTTCTTAAACGATGGCGGACAACAGCCAGAAAGAGGTGATATCAAAGGAAGCGCACATGCTTTTTTAAGCGCGCCATATGGCGTTTATGCAACTATTGACGGCTATTTATCGTTGGCAATGGGCGATTTAATCTTTATAGGAAAAACTTTGGGATTGGATTTAAACGCTTACGCGGATAAACATCTTTGGTTTGAAAAAAGAGATGAAATCAGAACAATTTTAAGCGAAAGGATTAAAACCCAAACTTCTGATTACTGGATTGAAATCCTGCAAAAAGAAGGTATTTGGTGCGGAAAAGTTTTCAATTACGAAGAACTCGACAATCAACCTTTTGTAACTGAATTACAGCTGAAACAAACCGTAAAAAATACCGAAGGCGAAACTTTGGTAACCACCAGAAGTCCGATCCAATTGGATGGAGAAATTTTGCTAAGTAAAAAAGCAGCGCCAAAAGTAGGTCAAGATAATTTGAATATTCACGAAAAATTTTTAAACAGCCAGAAATGA